The sequence AGTGCAGGTGCAGGTAGAACACCTCCTGCCCTCCGTCCCTGCCCACGTGGAATTTGAGCTGGTACCCGGTGATGCCGTGTGACTTGGCAAAAGTTTGCGCCTTGCGGATGAGGAGCCCGGGAACGTGCGCCGTCTGCTCGGTGAGATCGTCGATGGAGGATACGAAGTCCTGGTCGCGTTTCGCAATGAAGAGCAGGTGCGTCGGAGCCTTGGGATGGATATCTTTGAACACCAGCACCTCGTCATCCTCATAGACGATGGATGCGGGGATCTCGCGGTCGCGGATCTTGTGAAAAATCGTGCGTTCGTTCATGGAGAAAAATGGGACGTGTTCTCAGCATAACGGAAAGCCCTCTCCTCCTCCATAAACGCAAAATTTTTGACTTTTATGCCAAAATGAGAGAAAATAGTAGGGATGGCTGGGAACACTCCCGACACACACAACGAGATCGCTCCATCTGCTCCGAAACCGGTGCTGACCGTCACGCAACCGGCGACGATTTCGAGCCTGCTCGATACCCTGAATCTCATCGATCAGATGAGTGAACGCATCGGCGAAGACCACTCGGGCGACATGGGTGCCCCAGGGGCGGGCCTGCAGGCACGGGCCGGCGCCACCGGAGCAAGCGGCCAATCTCCGCGCGATGTGGCAATCCAGAATCTTCCGCCGCAAAAGGCCATGCAGGAAAAACTGGAAGAGAAAATCCGTGCAGAGGTCGGCTCCCTCCGCCGCCAGATCCGCTCCATCCCCTCCGCACACAAGCCCGGAGCGGCCTTCAAATTAAACAAGCTCTACGCGCGCATCCGGCTCTTGAACCGCCTGCTCGGCAACCTGCTCGAGGCCTCTGTGGATATCGTGAAGAGGCTCTTCATCCGGGTCTTCATCGACGAACAGCCCATTTTATAGGGAAGAGGGTTAGGGAGAGGGTTAGGACAAATGATTTTGGCATGTTCAGCAAAAAGCACCTGCAATGATCACCGAACCCTAATCCTAATCCTAACCCTAATCCTAACCCTACCCCTAAAACCTACTCCTTCTTCTCGTTCTTCTTCTTGCCATGCTCGATTGAATCCAACACCCACTGCAAAATGGAATCGACCATACTGAGCGGCTTCATGAGCACGTCTTCCAACTCCTGTGTGATTCCCTCCACCCGGCGCAGGATCTTGCGCAGGTCCCAAACGATGAAAATGACGTGGTAGAGCACGATGAGAACGAGGATGGCGATGGCGAATTCCATCCCGAGTAAGAGATCACTTGCAGAAATCATGGAGGGAGGAGAACGTAGGGCGTAGCCTATCGCTCCCCTCTCTCGTGCGCAATCCCCTCTCCCTTCTGTGGCTTTTTACCCTGAGCGTAGCCGAAGGGCTGCCCCGCAAGACCATGGTTGCGCTGATCACGCTCTACCAGCAGACCCTCTCGCCCGACCACGGACCGCTGCGGCACCTCTACCGGTACGGCTACTGCCGTCATGAACCGACCTGTTCGGAATACGGAAAGCGGGTCATCGCTGAACGAGGCGCTGTCATCGGATGCCTGCTCACGGCAAAACGTCTGCTCACCTGTCATCCCTGGAGGAAACCATCATCAGAGCGGATCATGCGGGCTTCGCACGGAAACAGGCACTGAGCGCCTTCACAACGATGGCTCCACCCACTATTCTCTCCTTCAGTCTCCCCTGCTACTTCGCAACAACGCGGGCGTCGTATAATGGCTATTACCCCAGGTTTCCAACCTGGTGACGGCGGTTCGATTCCGCTCGCCCGCTCCATCCGTCTTCGCTCCTCGCTGCCGCTCGGAGCTACGCCGGGATTTCGCTTGCATGCGTATCTGAGGTGAATCAGCAGGATGCCACGGCGTAGTCCCGGCGAAACGACCTGCCTCGGCGGAGCGCAGCGGAGACGGGAGTGAAGCCGGACGGAGCCGGGCTCGCACACGACACACCTCCCCTTTTGCGCTACCCTAGGGCGGAAACGATGCACGCCCGCTCCCGCACACTGCTCTCGGCCGCCTTCAGCTTCCTGCTCTTCTGTATCGCGCTGTGGGCGATTCAGCAATCCCTCGGACATCAGGATCCCCGTGACATCCTGCGCAGCATCGCCGATCTCCCCCTGAAGAACATAGGATGGGCCAGCGTCCTCGCCGTCATCAATTACCTCTTCGTGGCGGGCATCGACGTGCTTGCCGCCCGCTATGCCGGTCGGCCGATTTCCTACCGGCGCTTGTTCATCCCCTCCTTCATTGGAGCCACCTTTCAGTACAATGCAGGTGTGTTCGGCGGAACCGCCGTGCGCTTTCGCCTCTATTCCTCCCTCGGCTTCAGTCCGCGCGAAATCGGCAAAGTGATGGTCTTCGTCTTGATCGCATTCAGCAGCGGATTCCTCGTGCTCACCGGTCTCGCACTCCTGTGGAATCCGCTCGCGCTCCCCGGAACGGCACGGTTTCCCTGGTGGCCTGAACTAGCCGGAGTGCTCCTGCTCGTATCGACTGCGGCGTACTTCTGGCTCTGCGCACGCGGCAAGCCGTTACATATTTTCCGCTGGCATCTCACGTTTCCGCGCCTGCGCGCAAGTGTGCTGCAGGTCCTGCTCGCCGCCGTCGATTGGATAGTGAGTACAGGCGTTCTGTACGTGCTCCTCCCACCCGCCGGACGCGCCTCATTCCCACTCTGCGTCGTGATATTCATGCTGGCTCACAACGTCGGCACCGCCAGCAATGCGCCGGGAGGACTGGGTGTGTTTGAAGCGACAGTACTCCATCTGCTTCCAAC is a genomic window of Candidatus Peribacter riflensis containing:
- a CDS encoding bis(5'-nucleosyl)-tetraphosphatase; this translates as MNERTIFHKIRDREIPASIVYEDDEVLVFKDIHPKAPTHLLFIAKRDQDFVSSIDDLTEQTAHVPGLLIRKAQTFAKSHGITGYQLKFHVGRDGGQEVFYLHLHFLSEQKID